The following nucleotide sequence is from Pirellulales bacterium.
GTTCGTGACCGGCGGAATCACGATTCGCACGGCCTGCGGCACTACCACGCGGCGGAGTGCCGTCCACGTGCTCATGCCGAGCGACAACGCCGCCTCCATCTGCCCACGCGGAATTGCCAGCAACCCCGCCCGGTAATTCTCGGCTTCATAGGCCGAGTAGTTAATCGCCAGCCCCAACACGCCGGCCCAGAACTCCGGCAAGGTTACGCCCGTCAACTGCGGCAACACATAATAGATGACGAAAAGTTGCAGCAGGAGCGGCGTGCCACGCAGGAGTTCAACGTAGGCTTCACACGGAACACGAATCCACCAGGGACCGTACAAACGGCAGATCGCGACCACGAGGCCGATCGCGATTGCCAGCGGCATCGAGAGAAAAGACAGTTTGATCGTTGTCCAGGCAGCTCGCAACAACAACGAAACATAATGCGGCATGTTGGCCCAGCGCGACGATTCCGACGAGGCCGCCCCAGCCGGCGGCCAACTCTCCGCGACTTCCGGCAATCGCTTCTGCTCCTCGTTCCACACTCCATACTTTTCGTAGATGCGCTGCAGCGTACCGTCGGCCATCGCTTTGAGGATCGCCGCGTTTAAGTCGGTGCGAAGTTTATCGTCACCAGGCCGCAGGTAGGCCACGTAATACCCCGGCGCCGCCGGCTCACCGACAACACGTAAGCCCGGGAAATCCTTGCCGTAGTAAGTCACGCTGGGTGCATCTTGAACGGTGGCATCGAGTTGTCCCTGCTCGACCAACCCCATGACGCTCGTGATCTCAGGATACTTCTTAAGTTCAATGGAATCGCCGAAGCGGGTTTCCAAGTAGCGTTCGGAGGCAGCCCCCTGCAACACGCCGACCCGCTTTCGTGGCTGCCCCGGCGGGGCGCGCAGGTCGTCCCACGATTTGATGCTCGTGTCGTTCACGCGAGTCATCAGTTGCAGCGTGTAGACATAGTAAGGGATCGTCGAGGCCCAAAGCTGCCCACGTTCCGCCGACCACTCGAAGCCGTTGAGCACGACATCAATCTTGCCGAGGTTGAGAATCTGCGGCAGGTTTTCCCACTCCCAGTTCACATACTCGGGCTTCAATCCTATTTGCCTGGCGAGGTAATTAACAAGTTCGTACTCGAAGCCGACAAGTTTGTTCTCGGGACCTTGGTAGATATATGGTCCGCCGCCACTGGCGTCGCCCCCCCAGCGCAGCGTGCCGCGCTCGACAACATGGCTCACGTCTTCGGCGGCTCCGCAGACGACCGCATTCGAGATCACGAAAGCAATGGCCAGAAGGTGGAGCCGGGCGCGCATCGAATGCCCCTCGTATTGAATTCCAACTACCGAAAGCGGGTGCCTCGGCTGAGCGAAGCCAGCAAGCCACGGAAGTATGCCGCAGGCGGGCGGCTGCCGCAACGGCGATTGGCTGTGCGGCGACAGTCGAGCCGCCCGTCGCCACGGAATTCAGCACGCACCAAAGCGGCCATCCCAATTGCGGGCGGCTATGCTACAATTCGCGCCATGGCAAACCACAAATCATCGCTGCGGCGGGCAAAGCCGCGAGTGCGTCGGCGGCCGGCTGTCGGTGCAAAACCGGGGACACTAACGATTCAGCCGGGCGCTCGGCCGACGACCATCCGCATGATGGCGTACGACAAGGACCGCGTGATCGAGCAGAAGATCGAGGACCCGCGCGAGCTGAACGAGTTTCTGCACAAATGGCCGGTGGTATGGGTCGACGTGGCCGGGCTAGGCAGCGAAGAAACGCTTCGTTCGCTGGCGCAGATATTCCGCATTCACCCGCTCGCACTGGAAGACGTTGTCCACGTTCATCAGCGAGCGAAGGTTGATTCGTACGAACATTGTCAGTACATCGTGCTGCGAATTCCCGATCCATCGGGAGAACATCTTACCGAGCAGTTCAGCTTATTCCTGGGCAAAACCTTCCTGGTCACATTTCAGGAGCGGCCCGGCGATTGTTTCGACATTATCCGCGCCGGCATCCGACAAGAACGGAGCGCTGCCCGACAGGATGTTCATCCCGATTATCTTGCCTATCGACTGATCGATGCCTCGATCGACGCCTACTTCCCCATTATCGAGAAGATTGGCGACCACCTCGACCAACTCGACGAACCAGATGTGGTTGACGACACGCAAGCGGCACTTGCCGAACTGCACGTGGTGCGGCGCGAGCTGCTAATGTTGCGTCGAGCGGTCTGGCCGTTGCGCGATGCCATTAATGAACTGCGTTCCGACGTTTCGCCGTTCGTCAACGATTCAACGCGAGTTTACCTACGAGATTGCTACGACCATGCCGTGCAGCTTATTGATCTGTTGGAATCCTATCGCGACATCTCGGGCGACGCCCGCGACTTCATCCTCTCCACGATCAGCAATCGCATGAACGAGGTCATGAAGACGCTCACGGTGATCTCGACGATCTTTCTGCCGATCACGTTCATCGCCGGAGTGTACGGCATGAACTTCAATACAGCTTCGTCGCCATGGAACATGCCAGAACTGAATTGGCGATTCGGTTATTTCTTTTCGCTCGGCCTGATGCTCGTGATCGCCCTGCTAATGCTGAAGTACTTCCAGTGGCGGGGCTGGCTCAAGGGCACCTTTAGCGACGACAAGCCGCACGACATGCACCAGTCGTAAGCACGGGGGATCGAGTGGGGCGAATCCTCACGATCCTGTTCCAGCGCAGAACATCGAAACGCGTGGATCAGTTGCTAAGGTGCCCTCACCTCGCCACGGCGAGTTCCGAGCAACCCGGCCCTCTCCCAGGGGGAGAGGGGGAAGCGCTGAGGGAGCTACTCACCGACCAAACGCGGCAGGATCTCCCAGCGGGTTTCGCCTTTGATTGCTTGTGGCGGAAGTGAATCGATCAATTTGAGGCGCGGCAACAGGCCAGTGCGATGGGCAACCTGGATGGCCAGGCCTGGGCGAGCGTTGGCTTCGAGCACGACGGCGCCCAACTTGGCATCAATAACAAAATCGACGCCGATGTAACCCAACTCGAGTGCGTCGGAGAGCTTCATGGCGGCGCCCAACAGCGCGCGCCAGCCGGGAATTTCCCAACCGCCGATTTGTTCGCCCGTATCGGGGTGGCGTTCGACGGCCTGGTTCTGGCAGACGCCGCCGAACGTGCGGCCGGTCACGAGGTGGACGGCAGCGGCCACGGCCCCCTGGTGCAAATTGGCCCGGCCTTCGGAAAGTGTTGTGGGCAGTCGGACCATCGCCATGACCGGTACACTTTTGTAAAGGATGACGCGAACATCGGGCGTGCCGCCGACGGCGATGCGGCTCATGATCGGGTGCATGATGATTCGTTGCTCGACGATCGCACAATCGACCTGGCCGCCCAACGAGTACAGGCCCGAGAGGATCGTTGAAAGGTGGTAATCCAGCTCGCTTTCATTGATTTCGCGACCACTGGAAGTCACGTAAACCTTGCCCTTTCGCGAGGCAATGACGACGATTCCGCGGCCGGCCGCACCGGATGCCGGTTTGATCACGAACTCGCTTCGATTACCAATGATTTGACTGAAGCGGCGCAAGTCGCCGTAGCGGCGGATGACGGCGTAGGTTTCCGGCACGGGGATGCCATGGGCGTGGCAAATCTCTTTCGTAATGGTCTTATTGTCGACGCGCGGATACAGCGCTCGCGGATTACTGGCCTGGATGAAGGCCAGGTTCCGCTGATTGATCCCCAGCACACCGGCTTCTTCCAGTTCGTGGGGCCAGGCGATTAGTCGTCGGGGTTTGCCGATCATCGTGCCGCCTCGCCGGAATCCACCAGGTCGCGGAAGCGCCACAATTCGGTCAAGCGGTAGCCGGCGTAACGGCCGAGCATGATGAACACGGCGATCGTGAAGAAGTGCGCTTCCGGATACGTGAGAACGAAGTTGCCGACACGATCGGCCATAAGCACGAGATAACACAGCAAGGCTACGAACAACGTGCCCACCGCCAGTTTGACCGTGTAAGCAATCCCGTCCTCATCCGCACTGACATGGAAGCGTTCGATGAGGTTGGTCAGGATAATCATCGGCAGCAGAACGACCTCGGCGCTGATGGCCGGCACCATGTAGTGCAGCGTCGAAACTCCAAATACGACGCACAATACGACCCCGGTCAGAATGATGCTGAGCCGCGGCACTGTCAGCAGCCGCAATCGTTCAAGCGAAGCGCGGCCAATGAGGCCGACCATGATGACCATCAGCAGAATGGCCAGGCCGGTCTTCCAATCGGCATAGATGAAGCTCATCGCCAGCAGCGCCGGAGAAAACGTGCCGAATGTTCCGACGCCGACAACATTACGGATGATGGTTGTGATGAGCGCCGCGAACGGCAGCAGCAGCAAGATCTTCATGACGTTGTGCATTTTCAGCGGCAGCCGAGTGAGACTCAGAATCTGCAGTGGATGGTGCACTTCCGCTTGCGCGAGCCGTGTGTCGGGCGGCAGGCGTTTGATCGAGTACCGCATCGTCAGCCCGGTCACGTTTTGCGAACTGTGCGCTTGGGTAGCATCTCGTCGAACGGGCACGTAGTTCAGCGGCAGGTTCAGCGAGTATCCGTTGGCTGGGTCAAATGGCACCCACTCCTGGTTCTGAAATACTTCCGCCCAAACGTGCGGCTGAATGTTCGCACCTTGCCGGATGATGAACCCCGTCACTAGGCGCGCGGGGAAGCCGAGCACACGGCAGAGCGTGACCATCGCTCGTGCCTGGGCCTTGGCAGACCCGTGTTTCGTCGTCAGCGCGATTTGCGCGTCGTCCGACGGCTGGGCGTTGCCGCCAGAATCGATTTCAGAACAATAGTTGAACACCCACTGCAGGCGGTCGAAATCGGTCTGGCGATCGGCCGGCAGAAGTTGGGCAATTTGGCGTACAGACGGTTCGGCCGTGGGTAGGTCGAGTTCCGGCCGAAGAAAACGGTCGCGGGAACCAAGCGATTCCAAGTTCGGTTGGCTCGAATTGGGCCGCGGGCTCAAGCGCAACACAAATTTGGCGTGGGCGTCGAATGGCGCCGTGGCAGCCTGCCGCGTCGAAAACGAGAGCATTCGGTTTCCGGTCGCGGGATTTGGGCGGAGCAGCTTGGCGTTCAGGTTTGGGTTTGACGTAAATGAGTCTTCATGAAGCAGGCGGCAATGCCGCGTATCGAATGGAACGGCGAACCGCACTTGGATCTCTTGATCACCCTTGGCATTTAGTGCTTCGAAGTGCGCGTCGCAAGTCAATTCCCAAGTCGAGTCTTCGCGAGCGGCTTCGTCGCGCTCGATGGAACGAGATCGCAATCCGAGGCAAATCGTGCCCAGGATCACAAAACCAAAAATGGTGAGCGTACTAAGAGAGCGGTCGTTCATCGCCGTGGGGCTCAACGCGTCGGGCGCAAGCTATGCTTCGAGAGTGGTGGAATCGTTAACAAATATAGGTTTCAACCACGGTGATTTGTCGTCCTTGTCGGCGTTTCCCGCGGTTGCGATTCGTGTTCCGCAAAGTCGTTATCGCCGATAGAATCGGAACCGATCGGTCACGTGAAACCACGGTCGCGGACGATTCTTGAAGGGCTTTTTCGCTTTCTGCAGGCACCCAAAGTCATGTTTCGTACGAATTGCAAATGGTCACTGGGTTACTGGACCATGTTGAATGCGCTAGCAGCGACATTGAGTATTTCGATGGTTGGTCATACGAACGAGCCAAGCCTTACGAGCGAAAAGCGGATCATCGGCGCCACGGCGACGCTCACGGAATCAGGTTCCGGGATGACTTTTCCGGCCCGAATCGATACAGGCGCCGCCACTTGTTCGCTGCACGTGGAAAAACTCGAAATTCCGGATAGGTCGGCTAAGCGGACTCACAATGTCGGCAAAACGGCTCGGTTTATGCTGCGTGATGCCGAAGGGAATACGAAGTGGGTCGAAGCAACCATTGCTGCTGCCGTGCGAGTGAAGTCATCGTCACTTGGAAGTGGCGAATTCGACCACCGCTATAAAGTGCGACTCACCTTGGAGTGGAAGGGTTTTCGCAAGGAAGTGCTGGTGACGCTGAACGACCGCACCAATATGGAGTATCCCCTATTGATCGGCCGCAACTTCTTGGAGGGTGACTTTCTGGTCGACGTTGCCCAGAACGAGGAGAAGCCTAACAAATAAGGCGGCCCTGCACCAGCGCCCAGGAGAACTGCAAAGTCCAAGGCAAAGGGGTCAGATCCATCTTTTCGGCCGATGGTTGTGTGGTTGGGGCAAGGCACGCTGGCCGAAAAATGGACCAGACCCCGACTTTGCAGTTCTCCTGCCCCAGCGCACTAGCGATCGAGCGCGTGCACCGCTAGCAACAGAGAATCCGACGAACGTGGTGAAACCCCTCGAAATGACCGCCAATCTATCGAGATCTGCGTTGTGGGAGGCCTCTCTGAGGCCAATGATGTGTTGCATTGGATTACCGTCATCGGTGTCGGAGACGCCCCCGCAGGTTCGTTCACAGTGCCGTCGTCAATAATTGGCTGAGCGACGTCGCTAGCATTCGCACCCAAGTTGACGCCGTGGCGGAATTCGCCATACTACGTCCCCCGTATTGCCGGCGTGTTGAGCCGGCCCCCACCACGCCACGGCACCGGCCCCGCATGTTCGGTGATCGAAGCGACCCAATCAAGGAAGAGAGGGCGCGTCATGCACGTTCGACGACGCTTCATTTCACTCATTCTGACAGCCTTATGCGTCGCTGTTTTTGGATCGGTTGTTGCCGGCCAACCAATGCTGATCAACCCGGCGCTTGTGAGCGGCACAGCGGAAGCAAGTGGGACAACACCAACAGCGGCAGCGGCGGCACCATCGACACCGACGTCCGGAGATCCGACGCCGGCCGCTCCCACGATCGTCGACAAACGGGTTGAAAATGCGGAGCAGTTGCGCATCGCGATGCGCAAACTGGAGACGAACGGTGCGACCGACTCAGCGACGGCGCAGGAGGTTGCTTTCTACCAGTCGCGCGACGCGGTACTAGCCCAGCAGGATGCCGTTGAACAGCAAATCAAAGACCTGGAGTCTCGCAAAGCGGACTTGGAAACGCGTTTCAAAGCCGCGCCTCCGACCGACAAGCAGTACAAGTTCGCCGACTTGGACCGGATGAAAGATGACTTGGCGGCCGAGCAAGCACGAGCGAGCCTTGCCAGCGACAAATTGGCAACCGCCCAGGCGTCACTGCAAAAGGCCAAAGCAGCGGTCGCGGAATGCGAGGCCAAGCGGCGCCGGGCACAAGAGGCATTCGAGACGGGGAAGAGCGCCACCAACGCAGCCGAACTGGCCGTGGCCGCCGACCGCGCGAAACAAGAGGCGACGCTGGCCAGCGAGACGCTGACGCTCCGCAAACGCGAAGTCGAACGGGCGGAACTGACGAAGCACGTAACGGAACTCGCGATCCGTTTTCGCCAGAGCTACATTCAGCGAGTCGGCCCGCAAGTTTCGTTAACGGAAGCGGATTACAAAGAGCAACTCGACAATCTCAAGAAAAGCGAGGAATCAGCGACCACCGACCTCGCGAATGTGCAAGCGGAACTGCGGCGGACCGATTCCGATCTTCGTGACGCGCAACAACGATTAGATGCGGCCGCTGGCGATCGGGAAAGCGAACGCCCGATTTTGCTGGAAGCGATGATTGCCCAGCGGCGGACGCGGGAGATGCTCACGGAGAAAACCGAGGCCCGCACGCAGCGGCTAGCGCAGCTGGCACAGCTACGCCGCGCCTGGAACCGGCGCTATCAAGTGGCAACGCTGGATCGAAATCAGACGACTCACGAAGTTTGGAGCGAGCTGAAGAAGGCGCGGAAGGAGACCCAAGAGTTTGTCGATCAGTCGGCCTCGGACGTTCGCATTCAAATCCTCAAGATGCGCGATGTTCGTAGTTCGCTTTCGAGTGTGAACAAAAAGGCCGAGGCGGGCACGAAAGGCCCACCGGAAATCCTGGTGCAACTTGGAATTCAACAGAAGCAACTGGAAGAAACGCTCAAGATCCACGAGAAAAGTCTCGTTTCGATCGAGAATTGTCGGCGCGTCCATGAAAAGCTCCTGGAGGAGCTTGACCCACTTGTCGAAGCCATTACGCCACAGACGCTTGCCTTGGGTGCTTGGTACCAAGCCGAGTTGCTGTGGAACCAGGAACTTTTGCAGATCGGTGAGAAGTCGATCACGTTGGGTAAGCTCGTACAGGGCTTGTCCATCCTCATCGCCGGTTGGATGCTGGCGCGATTCGTGTCGCTGCTGTTCGTCAATCGTTTTCTCAAACGATTTCGGCTCAGCAAAGACGCCACTTCCGCAATTCGCTCGCTCGTTTACTACAGCTTGCTGTTCTTCGTCGTGATGTCGGCGCTGAAAAGGGTCAACGTCGACTTAACAGCATTCACAATTCTGGGTGGTGCGCTCGCGATCGGCGTCGGCTTCGGCAGCCAGACGTTGATTAACAATTTTGTCGGCGGGTTGATCATGTTGGCCGAGCGACCGGTGCGGCTTGGCGAACGGGTCATGTTCAAGGACATCGACGGCATCGTGGAAGAAGTCGGTTTTCGTTGCACGAAAGTCCGCACTCAGTCCGATCACCTGGTCACGATTCCAAATTCAACGCTGGTCAACGAGTCGATCGAGAACGTCGATCGCCGCCGCACGATTCGGCGATCCTTCACAATTTCAGTGACCTACAACATTTCGAGGGAGTTGCTGGCCGAAGGTGTGCAAGCGATCCGCGGTATTCTGGAAGAACGAGAGGTTCGCGAGCGAATTCACCCAATTGTCGGCTTTGATGAACTTGTTCCGCGTGTCAACTTCAGCGAATTCGCTGCCGAGAGTTTGAACATTCAGGTGACGTACTGGTATGGGCCGGTCGAATCACAAGGCTTTGCGGACCACAGCGAACGCGTGAACTTCCGCATCATGGAAGAGTTTGATCGGCTGGGAATCGAATTTGCGTTTCCGTCGAAGACGGCGTTCGTCACGAATCAAAACCGTTCGAGAGGGCGCCAAGGGGAATCATACGCGGCGTGAACCAGGCGTTTCCGGTCGAAATCAGGCGACAGGTACCGAGGCCTATTGTGTCAGCCACGGCAACACTGCCCCGGCGATCGTCAGAACCAGGAAGAAGCCGGTCATATCGGTAATCGTCGTCAAGATCGGCCCCGACGCTAGCGCCGGGTCCTGACCAAGAGACCGCAGGACAAGGGGAATTACACCGCCGAAACATACGGCAATCAACGTGTTAAGCGCCAGTGCCGTGGCGACCACGACCCCCAACATGAAATTGTCCTGCCAGAACCACCCCACCAATCCCAGCAAGACACCAAGTACGATTCCGTTAATGATGCCCACGGCAGCTTCTTTGCGTAACACGCGCCACAACTCGCGGGGCCGAATCACCCCCAGTGTCAGCTCGCGCATGCTGACAGCCACGGCCTGATTGCCGGAGCAGCCGCTCATGTCGGAGATAATCGGCAGAAAGACGGCCAGCGCAATAACGGCCGTCAGGGTATCGCGGTGAAATGCGATCACGCTGGCAGCCAGGATGTTGAGCAAGATGTTGACACTCAGCCAACTCAACCGCCGTAGGCTTCGATGGCGAAGCGGCATTGAGCGTAACTCTTCACCGCCGACGATGCCCATGAACTTCAAAAAGCTGCGGTTTGTCCGCTCTTCGGCCGCCTGTTCGACGGCTGCGCTGCGGACAACGCCGACCAATACGCCGTCAGCATCGACGGCCGGAACACCGAGCAGAGAATGGCTGTCGAAGAAACGTTCCAACTCTTCAAGCGACGCCGTATCGCGGACCTTAAGCGGATCGCTGATCATGATTTTTGACAGTGGCGCCGTGAATGCCGAAAGCAACAGGTCGCGAAGCCGGAGCACGCCCACCAGCCGTTCCGCTTGATCCACCACGTAGGCATACTGCACGTCAAACGCTCGGTAGCGAGCGGCGTTCTCGCGCAGCTCGTCGTGGACGTCGCCGACCGTCAGATGGTCACCGTACGACAAGAATTCGGTGATCATGAGACCGCCCGCCGAATCGGGTGGGTACGACAGCAGACGACGGGCATCGCGGGCCTCGGCCGCCGGCATGGCTCCCAGAATGGCCGAGGCATCGGCATCGGACAGCCGGGCAATGATATCGGCCTGCTCATCGCTGGACAGTGATCGGACAATCGCGGCGGCGTGCGCTGCAGGCAGCCGCTCGATTACCTCGGCGGCTTGCGCTTCTGGCAGTCGTTCCACCAGTTCAGCGGCATCCTCGAAAGATAGTGACTCGAGAAGTTTCGACTGCTGCAAGCTGTTCAATTGCGAAATTGCGTGCAGGGCTTCGGCTGGCTCGGCCGCTTCTAGAAAGGCGGATATTGCGTGCGAGTCGTTCGCTGCTAAGGCCGCTTCGAACGGTTCAATCGAGTTGGGCGGGGCCATTTCCGTCATGAAAGCGTTTCCAAGACTCGTCGAGGTGCTGGTGTTTTGCTGGCACGTGGAGGGTCGTCGTTCATAATGAACTTTGCGAACCCAGCTACGTATCAACAGTGGACGTGTGGTCGGGGAGTGGAGACTTAAGAGCGAACAGCCGATATATGTGCAGCGACCTGCGCCTTCAGGCTATTCTGCGATTGCGGGCAAGTGGCCCCGTCAAATTCATGGCGAAAGTTGGGATTGGCACAAAGCTTGCTAGTTATTAATTAACGCGTATCGAAAGCTCGAATCGCAACAGCAGATTCTTTTGGCGGCCACCTTACCTTTTTCCAACCAACTCTGTCCACCCAAATTGACGGAGATGCGCTGTGCCGGAACTTTTGCAGGAGGAATATAGGATGCAAGCAGCGGTAATCGATCATTCTGTCTCTAGCCGCGAGCGTTCCAATATAGGCGCGATAGCCCGTGTTTATTTGGAAAGTCACCCACATTTTCGCGGCAGAATGAATGATGTGGCCATCACCCAAGACGGCCGCACATTGCTGCTCACGGGTAGACTTCCATCCTTCTACCTGAAGCAGCTCGTGCAAGAAGCCGTTCGACGCGTTCCCGGCGTACACGGCGTTCGGAACATGATCGACGTCGTCAGTGCTGACGGAATTAGCAGCGTGCGTTGCTAACGGACCGCCTCACAACGGTCATTGCGTTGGAAATATCACGGTTTCGCCTATTTATACGCGCCTGCCGCGCATTGAAACGATGCGCAATTCGACACGTGCATCCCCTGGTAGCTTGATTGCCATTGACAATGGCAATCGCTACGATCGATTTCGGGTCGCGAAGAAGTTCGTTCGATTGGCTGCCGACAGCGAGCCGATGGACGCGGCGTTGGGCGTTGCCACCCGGGATTGTCGCAATGGAAGAGCCCCCCATTTGGCTAATGGAGATCGGTGAAGGACCGCTCGCGGCCTGCGCGCTGCACGACGGCCATTATGTTCGCCCCGAGGTGGCGGCTTGTCTCAACCTGGATGAATCCCGGCGCCGCGGCGAGGAAAATCCGTATACGGCAGTTTGGACCTCGATCGCCCCCACGCGCATCATCGTTCGCCGATCGCGGTTTGAGCTCGACCTCGATCGTCCCCGAGATAAGGCCGTTTACAACACTCGGGCCGATGCTTCGGGCCTCGACGTGTGGAAATGCAAACCGCCGGCCGCGGCTTTGCAGCATTCGCTGCAGGTGTACGACGAGTTCTATGCCCATCTGAAATTGCTCCTCACACGGCTGGTATCCCTTCACGGTGAGGTCGTTGTGTTTGACTTGCACAGTTACAATCACGTGCGAGACAAGGCAGGCGGCCCGGCCGGCCAGGATAGCAACCCGGACGTGAACCTCGGCACGGGCACCATG
It contains:
- a CDS encoding alpha-L-glutamate ligase-like protein, with amino-acid sequence MIGKPRRLIAWPHELEEAGVLGINQRNLAFIQASNPRALYPRVDNKTITKEICHAHGIPVPETYAVIRRYGDLRRFSQIIGNRSEFVIKPASGAAGRGIVVIASRKGKVYVTSSGREINESELDYHLSTILSGLYSLGGQVDCAIVEQRIIMHPIMSRIAVGGTPDVRVILYKSVPVMAMVRLPTTLSEGRANLHQGAVAAAVHLVTGRTFGGVCQNQAVERHPDTGEQIGGWEIPGWRALLGAAMKLSDALELGYIGVDFVIDAKLGAVVLEANARPGLAIQVAHRTGLLPRLKLIDSLPPQAIKGETRWEILPRLVGE
- the mgtE gene encoding magnesium transporter, with the protein product MTEMAPPNSIEPFEAALAANDSHAISAFLEAAEPAEALHAISQLNSLQQSKLLESLSFEDAAELVERLPEAQAAEVIERLPAAHAAAIVRSLSSDEQADIIARLSDADASAILGAMPAAEARDARRLLSYPPDSAGGLMITEFLSYGDHLTVGDVHDELRENAARYRAFDVQYAYVVDQAERLVGVLRLRDLLLSAFTAPLSKIMISDPLKVRDTASLEELERFFDSHSLLGVPAVDADGVLVGVVRSAAVEQAAEERTNRSFLKFMGIVGGEELRSMPLRHRSLRRLSWLSVNILLNILAASVIAFHRDTLTAVIALAVFLPIISDMSGCSGNQAVAVSMRELTLGVIRPRELWRVLRKEAAVGIINGIVLGVLLGLVGWFWQDNFMLGVVVATALALNTLIAVCFGGVIPLVLRSLGQDPALASGPILTTITDMTGFFLVLTIAGAVLPWLTQ
- a CDS encoding ABC transporter permease subunit (The N-terminal region of this protein, as described by TIGR01726, is a three transmembrane segment that identifies a subfamily of ABC transporter permease subunits, which specificities that include histidine, arginine, glutamine, glutamate, L-cystine (sic), the opines (in Agrobacterium) octopine and nopaline, etc.); translated protein: MRARLHLLAIAFVISNAVVCGAAEDVSHVVERGTLRWGGDASGGGPYIYQGPENKLVGFEYELVNYLARQIGLKPEYVNWEWENLPQILNLGKIDVVLNGFEWSAERGQLWASTIPYYVYTLQLMTRVNDTSIKSWDDLRAPPGQPRKRVGVLQGAASERYLETRFGDSIELKKYPEITSVMGLVEQGQLDATVQDAPSVTYYGKDFPGLRVVGEPAAPGYYVAYLRPGDDKLRTDLNAAILKAMADGTLQRIYEKYGVWNEEQKRLPEVAESWPPAGAASSESSRWANMPHYVSLLLRAAWTTIKLSFLSMPLAIAIGLVVAICRLYGPWWIRVPCEAYVELLRGTPLLLQLFVIYYVLPQLTGVTLPEFWAGVLGLAINYSAYEAENYRAGLLAIPRGQMEAALSLGMSTWTALRRVVVPQAVRIVIPPVTNDFIALFKDTSVCSMIAVTELTGMYRFLFQSHPSLMLEFGVLTALLYLLMSYPLSLVARRLETRMKKCP
- the corA gene encoding magnesium/cobalt transporter CorA; protein product: MPLVLNSNYRKRVPRLSEASKPRKYAAGGRLPQRRLAVRRQSSRPSPRNSARTKAAIPIAGGYATIRAMANHKSSLRRAKPRVRRRPAVGAKPGTLTIQPGARPTTIRMMAYDKDRVIEQKIEDPRELNEFLHKWPVVWVDVAGLGSEETLRSLAQIFRIHPLALEDVVHVHQRAKVDSYEHCQYIVLRIPDPSGEHLTEQFSLFLGKTFLVTFQERPGDCFDIIRAGIRQERSAARQDVHPDYLAYRLIDASIDAYFPIIEKIGDHLDQLDEPDVVDDTQAALAELHVVRRELLMLRRAVWPLRDAINELRSDVSPFVNDSTRVYLRDCYDHAVQLIDLLESYRDISGDARDFILSTISNRMNEVMKTLTVISTIFLPITFIAGVYGMNFNTASSPWNMPELNWRFGYFFSLGLMLVIALLMLKYFQWRGWLKGTFSDDKPHDMHQS
- a CDS encoding N-formylglutamate amidohydrolase; translation: MEEPPIWLMEIGEGPLAACALHDGHYVRPEVAACLNLDESRRRGEENPYTAVWTSIAPTRIIVRRSRFELDLDRPRDKAVYNTRADASGLDVWKCKPPAAALQHSLQVYDEFYAHLKLLLTRLVSLHGEVVVFDLHSYNHVRDKAGGPAGQDSNPDVNLGTGTMARALWSPIVDCWLHAMREFDFLGRRLDVRENVKFFGGQLPRWIHENFSNSVCVLAIEVKKFFMNERTGELNLEEHQAVERAFAFAAAAVSEELRKVKGGPVVGSGSV
- a CDS encoding mechanosensitive ion channel — protein: MHVRRRFISLILTALCVAVFGSVVAGQPMLINPALVSGTAEASGTTPTAAAAAPSTPTSGDPTPAAPTIVDKRVENAEQLRIAMRKLETNGATDSATAQEVAFYQSRDAVLAQQDAVEQQIKDLESRKADLETRFKAAPPTDKQYKFADLDRMKDDLAAEQARASLASDKLATAQASLQKAKAAVAECEAKRRRAQEAFETGKSATNAAELAVAADRAKQEATLASETLTLRKREVERAELTKHVTELAIRFRQSYIQRVGPQVSLTEADYKEQLDNLKKSEESATTDLANVQAELRRTDSDLRDAQQRLDAAAGDRESERPILLEAMIAQRRTREMLTEKTEARTQRLAQLAQLRRAWNRRYQVATLDRNQTTHEVWSELKKARKETQEFVDQSASDVRIQILKMRDVRSSLSSVNKKAEAGTKGPPEILVQLGIQQKQLEETLKIHEKSLVSIENCRRVHEKLLEELDPLVEAITPQTLALGAWYQAELLWNQELLQIGEKSITLGKLVQGLSILIAGWMLARFVSLLFVNRFLKRFRLSKDATSAIRSLVYYSLLFFVVMSALKRVNVDLTAFTILGGALAIGVGFGSQTLINNFVGGLIMLAERPVRLGERVMFKDIDGIVEEVGFRCTKVRTQSDHLVTIPNSTLVNESIENVDRRRTIRRSFTISVTYNISRELLAEGVQAIRGILEEREVRERIHPIVGFDELVPRVNFSEFAAESLNIQVTYWYGPVESQGFADHSERVNFRIMEEFDRLGIEFAFPSKTAFVTNQNRSRGRQGESYAA
- a CDS encoding ATP-dependent zinc protease; the encoded protein is MFRTNCKWSLGYWTMLNALAATLSISMVGHTNEPSLTSEKRIIGATATLTESGSGMTFPARIDTGAATCSLHVEKLEIPDRSAKRTHNVGKTARFMLRDAEGNTKWVEATIAAAVRVKSSSLGSGEFDHRYKVRLTLEWKGFRKEVLVTLNDRTNMEYPLLIGRNFLEGDFLVDVAQNEEKPNK
- a CDS encoding BON domain-containing protein; amino-acid sequence: MQAAVIDHSVSSRERSNIGAIARVYLESHPHFRGRMNDVAITQDGRTLLLTGRLPSFYLKQLVQEAVRRVPGVHGVRNMIDVVSADGISSVRC